Genomic DNA from Marnyiella aurantia:
TGCTCTTTATTCATTGTAGTATCGTGAGACAGCGCCTTGTAAGTTGTAAGACCTTCTCTTACTACATTACCAACAGAACCTTCCTGTCTGTCGCACTCTTCAATAGCCTCGTCCACTTTGTTCTGGTTAAGCAACCTTCTTACGTTAACAACGAAGTTATCAACATTCCCTGATCCTGAAGCTTTTCTAAGAACAAGTGCCCGCTCTATAGAGAAAACAATTACGATGATCATAAATGCGATAAGAATCGGTACGATAGGACCTCCCATGAAGATAATACCCATAAATCCGTCCGGATGCAGTTCCTTAGTTTCTACTCCCGAAAAACCAACAGAAGGACCTGTTAGACGTGGATCGTCCTTAAAGTTACTTGGATTCCCCAGTACGAAATAATAAACCAGGTATCCAATACCAATCAGAATAGGTAATATTAAAGCAGGATTTAAACCTCCTAATTTTTTAGCAACAACTTGCTCCCCATTGTTTGAAACATTCATTTCCATATTAAACTAAATTATAATTGTTATTTTTTTTTAAAAATTTATGCCGTAAAATAAAAGCAAATATTATTATCACGCAAACTTTTCAGCCGTATAGCAACAGATATTAGCGTGCATTAACAATAATTAATATTGCCGATTTATCAATAAGATTCCCAAATAATGCTTAATATAGGTGATTATCTGAAAACCATTGAAAACACATGAAAATTACAGGATAACATTGTTAAATCTGCAATATTTATCAATCTTTCATTTAAAATCAGACGACAATATTAACTATTTTATTCCGAACAATAATCACTTTTTTGGGCGAATTACCGCCGAGTTGCTGAATGGTTCTTTCGTCCTTCATCACCTCAGTCTCAATTTGCTCTGTATCCAAATCGGTACCAAGACTTATCTTAAACCTCATCTTGCCGTTAAAACTTACTGGATATTCAAAATTGGCCTCAGTCAGGTACTCTTCCTTCAGTTCCGGAAAGGGAATCGTCTCAATCGAATCAGTATGTCCCATTACACTCCACAACTCTTCGCAAATATGTGGTGCATACGGGGAAATTACAACTGCCAGCGGCTCCAGGATTTTTCGCTTACAGCATTTAAGTTTCTGCAACTCATTTACAGCGATCATGAAGGATGAAACGGAAGTATTGAACGAAAAATTGTCCAGATCGTAAATTACTTTCTTTATTAAAGTATGCAATACCTTGTATTCTTCCTTAGTTGGCTCGTCCTCAGACACATCTATATCGTCGCCATTGAAATACAGGTTGTAGAATTTCTTCAGGAAACCATAGACACCAGTCAGTCCCTGAGTATTCCACGGTTTACTCTGCTCAAGCGGACCCAAAAACATCTCGTAGAGACGCAGACAGTCGGCGCCATACTCTTCGCAGATTTCATCCGGATTCACAACGTTATATTTGGACTTGGACATTTTCTCCACTTCACGTTCGGTTATGTACTTCCCATCTTCCAGAATAAATTCAGCATCCGCAAACTCGGGACGCCACTTTCTGAATGCCTTGGTATCGAGTTCGTCTGATGTTCCTTTCAGAAGTGAAACATCAACATGTATCTTCTGTGTTTCCTGATCACCGATAATATTCCGGGAAATAAATCGGTTGGTTCCTGCTATCCTATGCACAAATGCACTCATCCCCAGAATCATTCCCTGGTTAATCAGCTTTTTAAACGGTTCTTCATGGCTGATATAGCCTCTGTCCTTCAGGAACATATTCCAGAAACGGGCGTAAAGCAAATGTCCGGTCGCATGTTCGCTTCCTCCGATATAAAGATCTACCTGGCCCCAGTAATCTGAAATTCCCTTATCAGCAAATACATTTTCATTGGCAGGGTCCATATATCTCAGGAAATACCACGAACTGCCGGCCCATCCGGGCATAGTGGAAAGCTCCAGCGGAAATACGGTACTGTTGTCGATTAAATCTGTTGAAACTATTTGCTGATGCACCTCGTCCCAGGCAAATGTCCTGGCATTTCCCAACGGCGGATCACCGTCCTCGGTAGGCAAATATTTCTCTACTTCCGGTAATTCCAGCGGAAGTGCAGATGCCGGCAAAGTGTAAGGCATACCGTCCTTGAAATATACAGGTACAGGTTCGCCCCAGTAACGCTGACGCGAAAAGATAGCGTCACGCTGCCTGAAGTTAATCTTGCCATGCCCTATACCACGGTTTTCAATCTCATCAATGATCTTTATTTTGGCCAAATCGTATGTCAGGCCATTCAGAAATTCGGAGTTGACGCATACACTGTCTTTACTGTCGTAGCTTTCAACCTGAATATCCTGATCATTTTGAATCACATTTATAATTTCGAGGCCAAACTTCACAGCAAAACGGTGATCGCGCTCGTCATGAGCCGGAACCGCCATTACCGCGCCTGTTCCGTAGCCCATCAGCACATAGTCTGAAATATAGATTGGCATTTTTTTATCCGAGAAAGGATGCAGAGCATAACTTCCGGTGAAGGCACCACTGACATTCTTGACGTCAGTCATACGGTCACGCTCCGTCTTCTTGGAAGTTTCGTCCCTGTAAGCATTTACCTCTGCTTTCTGGGAATCCGTGGTCAGGAGATCAACAAGTGGATTTTCAGGTGCCAGTACGATGAAGGTTGCACCAAAAACAGTATCCGGACGGGTGGTAAAAACTTCAATGGAGGTATTTGCGGATTCGGTTTCAAATCTTACAGATGCTCCCTGTGACTTACCTATCCAGTACTCCTGAGAATCCTTCAGCGGCTGTGGCCAGTCAATATTTTTCAAACCCTGCAGCAAACGCTCTGAATATGCCGTGATACGCATGCTCCACTGCATCATTTTTTTCTGGAAAACGGGAAAGCCTCCACGCTCAGATTTACCGTCCTTTACCTCATCATTGGCGAGTACGGTTCCAAGGCCGGGACACCAGTTCACCGTGGTTTCTGCACGGAAAGCCAGACGGTAGTTCAGCAGAATTTCCTGTTTTTTTATTTCGGTAGCCGCGTTCCACTCTTCTGCGCTAAAATTCAGCTCTTCATTCTGGAAAGCGTACAGCTTATCCGTCCCATGATTGGTCAGGTGACTGATAAGTGTGGAAACATGTTCCGCTTTATCAGTATTACGGTTGTACCAGGAGTGGAAGAGTTCAATAAAGATCCACTGTGTCCATTTGTAGTAAGATGGTTCTGATGTGCGCACCTCGCGGCTCCAGTCGAAGGAGAAACCGATGCGGCGCATCTGCTCCTCATAACGCGTAATGTTCTGCTCTGTGGTGACCGCAGGATGCTGGCCGGTCTGAATTGCATACTGTTCTGCCGGAAGGCCAAAACTGTCATATCCAATTGGATGCAGCACATTGAAACCCTGATGCCTCTTATATCTTGCAAATATATCGGAGGCAATAT
This window encodes:
- a CDS encoding MotA/TolQ/ExbB proton channel family protein; protein product: MEMNVSNNGEQVVAKKLGGLNPALILPILIGIGYLVYYFVLGNPSNFKDDPRLTGPSVGFSGVETKELHPDGFMGIIFMGGPIVPILIAFMIIVIVFSIERALVLRKASGSGNVDNFVVNVRRLLNQNKVDEAIEECDRQEGSVGNVVREGLTTYKALSHDTTMNKEQKMVALNKSIEEATTLEMPMLEKNMMILSTLGTVATLVALLGTVIGMIKAFNALGSGGGTPDSAALSIGISEALINTALGIGTSAVAIIFYNYFTSKIDGLTFKIDEIAMSIQQSFAEFH
- the leuS gene encoding leucine--tRNA ligase — encoded protein: MFYNHQQIDRKWQKYWQDNQTYKTSEDLNRPKFYALDMFPYPSGAGLHVGHPLGYIASDIFARYKRHQGFNVLHPIGYDSFGLPAEQYAIQTGQHPAVTTEQNITRYEEQMRRIGFSFDWSREVRTSEPSYYKWTQWIFIELFHSWYNRNTDKAEHVSTLISHLTNHGTDKLYAFQNEELNFSAEEWNAATEIKKQEILLNYRLAFRAETTVNWCPGLGTVLANDEVKDGKSERGGFPVFQKKMMQWSMRITAYSERLLQGLKNIDWPQPLKDSQEYWIGKSQGASVRFETESANTSIEVFTTRPDTVFGATFIVLAPENPLVDLLTTDSQKAEVNAYRDETSKKTERDRMTDVKNVSGAFTGSYALHPFSDKKMPIYISDYVLMGYGTGAVMAVPAHDERDHRFAVKFGLEIINVIQNDQDIQVESYDSKDSVCVNSEFLNGLTYDLAKIKIIDEIENRGIGHGKINFRQRDAIFSRQRYWGEPVPVYFKDGMPYTLPASALPLELPEVEKYLPTEDGDPPLGNARTFAWDEVHQQIVSTDLIDNSTVFPLELSTMPGWAGSSWYFLRYMDPANENVFADKGISDYWGQVDLYIGGSEHATGHLLYARFWNMFLKDRGYISHEEPFKKLINQGMILGMSAFVHRIAGTNRFISRNIIGDQETQKIHVDVSLLKGTSDELDTKAFRKWRPEFADAEFILEDGKYITEREVEKMSKSKYNVVNPDEICEEYGADCLRLYEMFLGPLEQSKPWNTQGLTGVYGFLKKFYNLYFNGDDIDVSEDEPTKEEYKVLHTLIKKVIYDLDNFSFNTSVSSFMIAVNELQKLKCCKRKILEPLAVVISPYAPHICEELWSVMGHTDSIETIPFPELKEEYLTEANFEYPVSFNGKMRFKISLGTDLDTEQIETEVMKDERTIQQLGGNSPKKVIIVRNKIVNIVV